A stretch of the Oncorhynchus clarkii lewisi isolate Uvic-CL-2024 chromosome 9, UVic_Ocla_1.0, whole genome shotgun sequence genome encodes the following:
- the LOC139417355 gene encoding protein FAM43B-like, translating to MLPWKRSKFVLVQDEAKTKPKRLIAGLTYQSILSSLMRSCPDLLPDSTTFDWLGSIFQTKRQKVELNKEEPTYTVRYLGSIVTITAKGGGCTQDPVAKIWQRSNYGEHSVKMRLTVGAQGIQMGTDKTGKKKPTHLYSLNRITYCTADPCRPKILAWIYRHQVKNKAVVLRCHAVLVSKSEKARAIAHSLYQTSTSAFSEFKRLKKQSDFRHCQQQLLGEDMVPLMPLRRLLNGQCHYRPPADSPGGPSTTGLCSIAEEEEEEEEEEEEEVEDEREVEEEGYEADEETLSDTDLTHSYGSCEMNLGDIFDGQDECYINININISDSNNNTLTFVSSLV from the coding sequence ATGCTGCCCTGGAAAAGAAGTAAGTTTGTTCTGGTGCAGGATGAGGCCAAGACCAAGCCTAAGAGACTGATAGCTGGGCTGACCTACcagtccatcctctcctccctgatgCGCTCCTGTCCCGACCTGCTCCCAGACTCGACCACTTTTGACTGGCTGGGCTCCATCTTCCAGACCAAGAGGCAGAAGGTGGAACTCAACAAGGAGGAGCCCACCTACACCGTACGTTACCTGGGGAGCATTGTCACCATCACGGCTAAAGGAGGAGGCTGTACACAGGACCCAGTGGCTAAGATCTGGCAAAGGAGTAACTACGGAGAGCATAGCGTCAAGATGAGATTAACCGTGGGAGCTCAGGGCATCCAGATGGGCACCGACAAGACGGGCAAGAAGAAACCCACCCACCTCTACTCTCTGAACCGGATCACCTACTGCACAGCTGACCCCTGCCGACCCAAGATCCTAGCCTGGATCTACAGACATCAAGTCAAGAACAAGGCTGTGGTTCTCAGGTGCCATGCCGTTCTAGTCAGCAAGTCGGAGAAGGCCAGGGCCATAGCACACAGTCTTTACCAGACGTCCACCTCAGCCTTCAGTGAGTTCAAGCGGCTGAAGAAGCAGAGTGATTTCAGGCACTGCCAACAGCAGCTGCTGGGGGAGGACATGGTGCCGTTGATGCCCCTGAGGAGGCTGCTCAATGGACAGTGCCACTACCGGCCACCTGCCGACAGCCCTGGAGGCCCCAGTACCACCGGTCTCTGCTCCATcgcagaggaggaagaagaggaggaggaggaagaggaggaagaggtggaggatgaaagggaggtggaggaagaggggtaCGAGGCGGATGAGGAAACTCTATCGGACACTGACCTAACTCATTCATATGGGTCATGTGAGATGAACCTAGGGGACATATTTGACGGACAGGACGAGTGTTATATCAACATCAACATAAACATCAGcgacagcaacaacaacacactgacattTGTCAGCTCTCTAGTGTGA